The following coding sequences lie in one Arabidopsis thaliana chromosome 3, partial sequence genomic window:
- the MUTE gene encoding basic helix-loop-helix (bHLH) DNA-binding superfamily protein (MUTE (MUTE); CONTAINS InterPro DOMAIN/s: Helix-loop-helix DNA-binding domain (InterPro:IPR001092), Helix-loop-helix DNA-binding (InterPro:IPR011598); BEST Arabidopsis thaliana protein match is: basic helix-loop-helix (bHLH) DNA-binding superfamily protein (TAIR:AT3G24140.1); Has 1269 Blast hits to 1254 proteins in 66 species: Archae - 0; Bacteria - 0; Metazoa - 0; Fungi - 0; Plants - 1269; Viruses - 0; Other Eukaryotes - 0 (source: NCBI BLink).): MSHIAVERNRRRQMNEHLKSLRSLTPCFYIKRGDQASIIGGVIEFIKELQQLVQVLESKKRRKTLNRPSFPYDHQTIEPSSLGAATTRVPFSRIENVMTTSTFKEVGACCNSPHANVEAKISGSNVVLRVVSRRIVGQLVKIISVLEKLSFQVLHLNISSMEETVLYFFVVKIGLECHLSLEELTLEVQKSFVSDEVIVSTN, translated from the exons ATGTCTCACATCGCTGTTGAAAGGAATCGAAGAAGGCAAATGAACGAGCATCTTAAATCCCTTCGTTCTTTGACTCCTTGTTTCTACATCAAAAGg GGAGATCAAGCTTCGATCATCGGAGGAGTGATAGAGTTCATCAAAGAGTTGCAGCAATTGGTTCAAGTTCTTGAGTCCAAGAAACGTCGAAAGACCCTAAACCGACCATCTTTCCCTTATGATCACCAGACAATCGAGCCATCCAGTTTAGGAGCCGCCACTACCCGAGTACCGTTTAGTCGAATCGAAAATGTGATGACCACAAGTACTTTCAAGGAAGTAGGAGCATGCTGTAACTCCCCTCATGCTAACGTAGAAGCAAAGATTTCAGGTTCTAATGTTGTATTGAGAGTTGTCTCTAGGCGAATCGTGGGGCAGCTCGTAAAGATCATCTCTGTCTTAGAGAAGCTATCTTTTCAAGTTCTTCACCTCAATATTAGTAGCATGGAGGAGACTGTCTTATACTTTTTCGTTGTTAAG ATAGGATTGGAGTGTCACTTAAGCTTGGAGGAGCTAACTCTTGAAGTTCAGAAAAGCTTTGTGTCTGATGAAGTGATCGTCTCTAccaattaa
- the MKP2 gene encoding MAPK phosphatase 2 (MAPK phosphatase 2 (MKP2); FUNCTIONS IN: MAP kinase phosphatase activity, protein tyrosine/serine/threonine phosphatase activity; INVOLVED IN: intracellular protein kinase cascade, response to ozone, negative regulation of MAP kinase activity, response to stress; LOCATED IN: nucleus, plasma membrane; EXPRESSED IN: 24 plant structures; EXPRESSED DURING: 13 growth stages; CONTAINS InterPro DOMAIN/s: Dual-specific/protein-tyrosine phosphatase, conserved region (InterPro:IPR000387), Dual specificity phosphatase, catalytic domain (InterPro:IPR000340), Dual specificity phosphatase, subgroup, catalytic domain (InterPro:IPR020422); BEST Arabidopsis thaliana protein match is: dual specificity protein phosphatase 1 (TAIR:AT3G23610.2); Has 4168 Blast hits to 4160 proteins in 377 species: Archae - 19; Bacteria - 125; Metazoa - 2129; Fungi - 477; Plants - 302; Viruses - 229; Other Eukaryotes - 887 (source: NCBI BLink).) yields MEKVVDLFGVGEANSQKLLEGGKDLSEIQQGLFIGSVAEANNKDFLKSSNITHVLTVAVALAPPYPDDFVYKVIEVVDRSETDLTVYFDECYSFIDQAIQSGGGVLVHCFMGMSRSVTIVVAYLMKKHGMGFSKAMELVRSRRHQAYPNPGFISQLQQFEKSIQGNA; encoded by the exons ATGGAGAAAGTGGTTGATCTCTTCGGAGTCGGAGAAGCTAATTCCCAGAAGCTACTCGAAGGAGGCAAAGATCTCAGCGAGATCCAACAG GGATTGTTCATAGGATCAGTAGCTGAAGCGAATAACAAGGATTTTCTCAAAAGCTCTAATATCACTCATGTCTTAACCGTTGCTGTGGCCTTGGCTCCTCCTTATCCTGATGATTTTGTCTACAAAGTCATTGAAG TGGTTGATAGATCCGAGACCGATTTGACAGTATATTTCGATGAGTGTTATAGCTTCATCGACCAAGCTATTCAATCTGGTGGTGGTGTTTTGGTTCATTGCTTCATGGGAATGTCTAGGag TGTGACTATAGTGGTGGCTTACCTGATGAAAAAGCATGGAATGGGATTCTCTAAAGCTATGGAACTTGTAAGGAGCCGACGACATCAGGCATATCCTAATCCCGGTTTCATTTCGCAGCTCCAGCAATTTGAAAAATCCATCCAAGGTAATGCATGA
- the MKP2 gene encoding MAPK phosphatase 2 (MAPK phosphatase 2 (MKP2); FUNCTIONS IN: MAP kinase phosphatase activity, protein tyrosine/serine/threonine phosphatase activity; INVOLVED IN: intracellular protein kinase cascade, response to ozone, negative regulation of MAP kinase activity, response to stress; LOCATED IN: nucleus, plasma membrane; EXPRESSED IN: 24 plant structures; EXPRESSED DURING: 13 growth stages; CONTAINS InterPro DOMAIN/s: Dual-specific/protein-tyrosine phosphatase, conserved region (InterPro:IPR000387), Dual specificity phosphatase, catalytic domain (InterPro:IPR000340), Dual specificity phosphatase, subgroup, catalytic domain (InterPro:IPR020422); BEST Arabidopsis thaliana protein match is: dual specificity protein phosphatase 1 (TAIR:AT3G23610.2); Has 4028 Blast hits to 4023 proteins in 348 species: Archae - 21; Bacteria - 87; Metazoa - 2101; Fungi - 442; Plants - 308; Viruses - 204; Other Eukaryotes - 865 (source: NCBI BLink).) has product MEKVVDLFGVGEANSQKLLEGGKDLSEIQQGLFIGSVAEANNKDFLKSSNITHVLTVAVALAPPYPDDFVYKVIEVYFDECYSFIDQAIQSGGGVLVHCFMGMSRSVTIVVAYLMKKHGMGFSKAMELVRSRRHQAYPNPGFISQLQQFEKSIQGNA; this is encoded by the exons ATGGAGAAAGTGGTTGATCTCTTCGGAGTCGGAGAAGCTAATTCCCAGAAGCTACTCGAAGGAGGCAAAGATCTCAGCGAGATCCAACAG GGATTGTTCATAGGATCAGTAGCTGAAGCGAATAACAAGGATTTTCTCAAAAGCTCTAATATCACTCATGTCTTAACCGTTGCTGTGGCCTTGGCTCCTCCTTATCCTGATGATTTTGTCTACAAAGTCATTGAAG TATATTTCGATGAGTGTTATAGCTTCATCGACCAAGCTATTCAATCTGGTGGTGGTGTTTTGGTTCATTGCTTCATGGGAATGTCTAGGag TGTGACTATAGTGGTGGCTTACCTGATGAAAAAGCATGGAATGGGATTCTCTAAAGCTATGGAACTTGTAAGGAGCCGACGACATCAGGCATATCCTAATCCCGGTTTCATTTCGCAGCTCCAGCAATTTGAAAAATCCATCCAAGGTAATGCATGA